One genomic window of Amphiura filiformis chromosome 3, Afil_fr2py, whole genome shotgun sequence includes the following:
- the LOC140147329 gene encoding craniofacial development protein 2-like: MNQLDTENILGRTLITTSATKNDAGAAVGGVGILLNKNAKNSLASVRTHNNRILIANFQGNPATTVIVTYCPTNVADEDIVENHYDSMRRAIESIPAHNLLIVMGDFNARVGLEDTKFTYHDTTNRNGKYLVELATEKNLIIANTQFRKKAGKLWTFTSPGGINTN; the protein is encoded by the coding sequence ATGAACCAATTAGATACTGAAAACATACTGGGCAGGACACTGATTACAACATCAGCAACTAAGAACGATGCGGGAGCTGCAGTTGGAGGGGTTGGAATCCTACTGAACAAAAATGCTAAAAATTCACTAGCCAGCGTAAGAACACACAACAACAGAATTCTTATTGCAAACTTCCAGGGTAACCCAGCAACAACTGTCATTGTTACATATTGCCCAACCAACGTAGCTGATGAAGACATAGTAGAGAATCACTACGATAGTATGAGGAGAGCCATTGAATCCATCCCAGCTCATAACCTCTTGATAGTAATGGGTGATTTCAATGCTAGAGTTGGACTGGAGGACACTAAATTTACTTACCATGACACCACTAACAGAAATGGAAAGTACCTTGTGGAACTAGCAACAGAGAAGAATCTCATCATTGCAAACACACAGTTTCGCAAGAAAGCTGGAAAATTATGGACATTTACAAGCCCAGGAGGAATAAATACCAACTAG